The Coregonus clupeaformis isolate EN_2021a chromosome 20, ASM2061545v1, whole genome shotgun sequence genome contains a region encoding:
- the si:ch211-247n2.1 gene encoding calcium-activated potassium channel subunit beta-2 isoform X2: MFLWAGSKGAQGSGGERRTIYQKVREYDVLDKRKTVTALKAGEDRAILLGLSMILFSVMMYFVLGITMVRSYSDSVWTEESSCTVLNSTIVAEINCTYSCGSECWKSSKYPCLQVFVSLNTSGKVVRLSHNEEAQDTSPECFYVPKCRKDYNAMYTVIMNISERLKTQQLVLCYTDPGEQQDSALLTRIYGRVAVFHSLFWPTCTLIGGTIIIAMVKLTQYLSIMCEQVGRIKR, encoded by the exons ATGTTCCTCTGGGCGGGAAGTAAAGGAGCTCAGGGATCAGGAGGTGAGAGAAG GACTATTTATCAGAAGGTCCGGGAGTATGACGTGCTAGACAAAAGGAAGACAGTGACAGCGCTGAAGGCTGGGGAGGACAGAGCTATTCTCCTCGGACTCAGCATGATCCTCTTCTCTGTGATGATGTACTTTGTGCTGGGCATCACCATGGTGCGCTCCTACTCAGACAG TGTGTGGACGGAGGAATCCAGCTGCACTGTGCTCAACTCCACCATCGTGGCGGAGATTAACTGTACCTACAGCTGCGGCTCTGAGTGCTGGAAAAGCTCCAAGTACCCGTGCCTACAGGTGTTTGTCAGTCTCAACACATCCGGGAAGGTTGTCAGACTCTCCCACAACGAGGAGGCACAGGATACCAGCCCAGAG TGCTTCTATGTGCCCAAATGTCGGAAGGACTACAACGCGATGTACACCGTAATCATGAACATCTCGGAGCGTCTGAAAACACAGCAGCTGGTGTTGTGTTACACGGACCCAGGTGAACAGCAGGACAGTGCTCTACTGACACGCATCTATGGCCGAGTGGCAGTGTTCCACTCACTCTTCTGGCCCACCTGCACCCTCATTGGTGGAACCATCATCATCGCCATGGTGAAGCTCACCCAGTACCTGTCCATCATGTGTGAACAGGTGGGCAGGATCAAAAGGTGA
- the si:ch211-247n2.1 gene encoding calcium-activated potassium channel subunit beta-2 isoform X1 → MKQDSYARRHRGRVGWSQTPSVSGGGHRVSSGRMFLWAGSKGAQGSGGERRTIYQKVREYDVLDKRKTVTALKAGEDRAILLGLSMILFSVMMYFVLGITMVRSYSDSVWTEESSCTVLNSTIVAEINCTYSCGSECWKSSKYPCLQVFVSLNTSGKVVRLSHNEEAQDTSPECFYVPKCRKDYNAMYTVIMNISERLKTQQLVLCYTDPGEQQDSALLTRIYGRVAVFHSLFWPTCTLIGGTIIIAMVKLTQYLSIMCEQVGRIKR, encoded by the exons GTGGTCTCAGACGCCCTCTGTGAGTGGTGGTGGGCACAGAGTGTCCTCAGGGAGGATGTTCCTCTGGGCGGGAAGTAAAGGAGCTCAGGGATCAGGAGGTGAGAGAAG GACTATTTATCAGAAGGTCCGGGAGTATGACGTGCTAGACAAAAGGAAGACAGTGACAGCGCTGAAGGCTGGGGAGGACAGAGCTATTCTCCTCGGACTCAGCATGATCCTCTTCTCTGTGATGATGTACTTTGTGCTGGGCATCACCATGGTGCGCTCCTACTCAGACAG TGTGTGGACGGAGGAATCCAGCTGCACTGTGCTCAACTCCACCATCGTGGCGGAGATTAACTGTACCTACAGCTGCGGCTCTGAGTGCTGGAAAAGCTCCAAGTACCCGTGCCTACAGGTGTTTGTCAGTCTCAACACATCCGGGAAGGTTGTCAGACTCTCCCACAACGAGGAGGCACAGGATACCAGCCCAGAG TGCTTCTATGTGCCCAAATGTCGGAAGGACTACAACGCGATGTACACCGTAATCATGAACATCTCGGAGCGTCTGAAAACACAGCAGCTGGTGTTGTGTTACACGGACCCAGGTGAACAGCAGGACAGTGCTCTACTGACACGCATCTATGGCCGAGTGGCAGTGTTCCACTCACTCTTCTGGCCCACCTGCACCCTCATTGGTGGAACCATCATCATCGCCATGGTGAAGCTCACCCAGTACCTGTCCATCATGTGTGAACAGGTGGGCAGGATCAAAAGGTGA